A stretch of the Danio rerio strain Tuebingen ecotype United States chromosome 18, GRCz12tu, whole genome shotgun sequence genome encodes the following:
- the anpeplb gene encoding alanyl (membrane) aminopeptidase-like b isoform X1 has translation MAKSTGMSKALAIGIGVITVCSVGCLVVMAVFFQIQVGNNKPTPPPRPILPTPLPTDLPESLRLPDSLIPESYNVFLQPYLYAAITNNYTEQSYLFTGNSTVRVNCTKTSSRVFLHVHNINVTAVEVRKSDTNEKLPLKGYQIFKNETNFLDIHLEVAIKENGTYDIFTEFEGELLEDLTGFYASRYTGKGTDDEDEERFLATSLLQPTDARTVFPCFDEPAMKAVFTITIIHRPEIRARSNEDGDPRTIQINGTDWIRTTFKPTKKMSSYLLGFIIYDTHTFSYVSKGTRTKIHVHGRSEAIDAGHADYALETTETILSHYENIFGLRYPMSKIDQIALPDFGVRAMENWGFISYQESGLLYDKETASTFDEEQVTTLIAHELAHQWFGNLVTMSWWNDLWLKEGFATYMSYKGVEAVGWDLKDLIVLREIQTAFQMDSLNTSHPLSMNAYDVQTSSQISELFDDITYSKGAAVLRMLATRMGENEFMKGVKMYLSKFQFENTVPKDLWECLNMDTHIKVDEFMKTWTEEVGYPVLTIITDTGDTSQEQFLLKKEGGHDSLWHIPIKYMTLKAGVKEFPNFFTDKGPDPIPDFKIGKDNWLLANINCTGFYRVNYDEENWNRLTAQLQKNHRIIPLINRGQLIDDAFNLARAHRLNVTIALNLTKYLINDLEYIPWESALKNLDFFTLMFDRSEVYGPIMKYLRNLVTPLYEEYEEYTINGTIPIEKYTDQCNQVNAITVACSNGLPECITMAKDLFSDYKNGSNPIHPNLRRAVYCSAVASGDEDDWEYVWEEYQKATVAAEKDKLRYALSCTKEIWLLNRYLQYTLEPSKIRKMDMVSTISYIAQNVAGQPLAWDFIRGHWSYITQEYGAGIISLGSLLDVVTKRFSTEVELEELKQLQREQIQDDKWIAARALEQVIERTAANIIWVKENKQVVKDWFIAEL, from the exons ATGGCCAAATCAACTGGCATGTCCAAAGCCTTGGCTATTGGCATTGGGGTGATCACAGTTTGTTCTGTTGGTTGTTTAGTGGtgatggctgtttttttccaaattCAGGTAGGCAACAACAAGCCAACGCCTCCACCAAGGCCAATATTACCTACGCCTCTCCCAACAGATCTTCCAGAGTCTCTTAGACTTCCAGACAGCTTGATTCCTGAGAGCTACAACGTTTTCCTACAACCGTACCTTTACGCGGCGATAACCAACAACTATACCGAACAATCTTACCTCTTCACCGGGAACTCAACTGTAAGGGTGAACTGTACGAAAACCTCCAGCAGGGTCTTTCTTCATGTTCACAATATTAATGTGACGGCGGTGGAAGTGAGAAAATCGGATACCAATGAGAAATTGCCATTGAAGGGATATCAAATTTTCAAGAACGAAACTAATTTCCTTGACATCCATCTTGAGGTTGCGATAAAAGAAAATGGGACCTATGATATTTTTACTGAATTTGAAGGGGAGCTTCTTGAGGACTTGACTGGGTTTTATGCGAGCCGGTACACAGGGAAGGGAACTGATGACGAGGACGAAGAGAG ATTCCTCGCTACCAGCCTGTTGCAACCCACGGATGCCAGGACAGTGTTCCCATGTTTTGATGAGCCGGCGATGAAGGCTGTATTTACCATCACCATTATTCACAGACCAGAGATTAGAGCCCGGTCCAATGAAGATGGAG ATCCACGTACAATACAAATTAACGGAACGGACTGGATTAGAACCACATTCAAGCCCACCAAAAAAATGTCATCTTATCTCCTGGGCTTCATTATATATGATACACATACATTCTCATATGTATCTAAAGGAACCCGGACAAAAATACAT GTACATGGTCGATCAGAGGCTATTGATGCTGGCCATGCTGACTACGCACTGGAAACAACTGAAACCATTCTAAGCCACTATGAGAATATATTTGGACTTCGATACCCAATGTCAAAAATAG ATCAGATTGCCTTGCCAGACTTCGGTGTCAGAGCAATGGAAAACTGGGGTTTCATTTCATATCAGGAGTCAGGACTGCTGTATGATAAAGAGACAGCCTCCACCTTTGATGAAGAACAAGTAACTACACTGATCGCCCATGAATTGGCACATCAG TGGTTTGGAAACCTGGTGACCATGAGCTGGTGGAATGACCTGTGGCTGAAAGAGGGATTCGCCACATACATGTCATACAAAGGGGTGGAAGCTGTTGGCTGGGATTTA AAAGATCTAATCGTTCTCAGAGAAATCCAGACCGCCTTTCAAATGGACTCCTTGAACACTTCCCATCCTCTCAGCATGAACGCATATGATGTTCAGACTTCCTCTCAGATCAGCGAGCTTTTTGATGACATCACCTACAGCAAG GGTGCTGCTGTGTTGAGAATGCTGGCCACACGCATGGGGGAGAATGAATTTATGAAAGGAGTTAAg aTGTATCTCTCCAAGTTCCAGTTTGAGAACACTGTGCCCAAAGATCTTTGGGAATGCTtgaatatg GACACACATATTAAAGTGGATGAGTTCATGAAAACATGGACCGAGGAAGTGGGTTACCCAGTACTCACCATTATTACTGACACCGGAGACACGTCTCAGGAACAATTTTTACTAAAGAAAGAAGGCGGCCATGA CTCTTTATGGCATATACCAATCAAATACATGACACTTAAGGCGGGGGTGAAAGAGTTTCCCAATTTTTTTACAGATAAAGGTCCAG ATCCAATTCCAGATTTCAAAATTGGCAAAGATAACTGGCTTCTTGCCAACATCAACTGCACAGGCTTTTATCGTGTGAACTACGATGAAGAAAACTGGAACAGGCTTACTGCACAACTTCAAAAAAATCATCGC ATCATTCCACTCATTAACCGAGGGCAACTCATTGATGACGCTTTCAATCTTGCAAG GGCTCATCGTCTCAACGTCACTATTGCGTTAAATCTAACCAAATACCTGATAAATGATTTGGAGTATATCCCATGGGAATCAGCACTGAAAAACCTGGACTTCTTTACCCTTATGTTTGATCGCTCCGAGGTCTACGGTCCAATAATG AAATACCTACGAAACTTGGTCACACCATTATATGAGGAATATGAGGAGTACACAATTAACGGAACCATTCCAATAGAGAAGTACACTGACCA GTGTAACCAGGTAAATGCTATTACCGTGGCCTGCAGCAATGGACTTCCTGAGTGCATAACAATGGCTAAAGATCTATTCAGTGATTATAAAAATGGCTCTAACCC GATTCATCCGAATTTGAGGAGAGCAGTCTATTGCAGTGCCGTAGCTTCTGGCGATGAGGATGATTGGGAATATGTTTGGGAAGAATACCAAAAAGCCACGGTCGCTGCCGAGAAAGACAAATTAAGATACGCACTGTCGTGCACAAAAGAAATCTGGCTACTAAACAG ATATCTGCAATACACTCTTGAGCCTTCAAAGATAAGAAAGATGGATATGGTGTCCACCATAAGCTACATTGCCCAAAATGTCGCCGGACAGCCTCTCGCATGGGATTTTATTCGTGGTCATTGGTCCTATATTACCCAAGA